One window of the Oceanicaulis sp. genome contains the following:
- a CDS encoding exopolysaccharide biosynthesis polyprenyl glycosylphosphotransferase, whose product MTAFHIDTLQSAGQARRDAAASAPRSFLWSDLIALALASLSGAALSAAGAGLPEGWTVLTLASALGLVFWLKTLGHYRNRQALADQIRPLLIGCGFAALAVSTAQLALGEARLDPGSILKWAAAPASMLAGRFAVREMLKASKAWYAPVTLLAPKGAADAAETLLSENDGHGLTVARRVDLASFAGLDDAALGARLDALGGQTVFLAPDAQTQPLAARIAGRLSARGAAFYYRPDVGRIPTEHVDLLDAPPADGFVMRITDSLDRPLAGAAKRVLDLLTAGLALAVLSPLMGVIALLIRRDGGPALFSQTRVGRAGSTFACLKFRTMSVDAEDRLAALLDADPARKAEWETYQKLSDDPRITPVGRFLRKTSLDELPQLINVLRGEMSLVGPRPMLPEQRGAYGVSLEAYARLRPGLTGLWQVNGRHETSFAERARLDDWYARNWSLWRDGVIVLRTVREVLRGGGG is encoded by the coding sequence ATGACGGCGTTTCATATCGACACGCTTCAATCGGCCGGACAGGCGCGGCGCGACGCCGCCGCCTCGGCGCCGCGAAGTTTTCTCTGGTCCGATCTGATCGCGCTGGCTCTGGCGAGCCTTTCAGGCGCGGCGCTGAGCGCGGCCGGCGCGGGCCTGCCCGAAGGCTGGACCGTGCTGACGCTCGCAAGCGCGCTGGGTCTGGTGTTCTGGCTGAAGACGCTGGGCCATTACCGCAACCGCCAGGCGCTCGCCGACCAGATCCGGCCCTTGCTGATCGGCTGCGGCTTCGCAGCCTTGGCGGTCAGCACCGCCCAGCTCGCGCTCGGCGAAGCCCGGCTCGATCCCGGCTCGATCCTGAAATGGGCCGCTGCGCCCGCTTCCATGCTGGCCGGGCGGTTCGCCGTGCGCGAGATGCTCAAGGCCTCGAAGGCCTGGTACGCGCCGGTGACCCTGCTCGCGCCCAAAGGCGCGGCGGACGCCGCCGAGACGCTGCTGAGCGAAAACGACGGGCACGGCCTCACCGTCGCGCGGCGGGTGGATCTTGCAAGCTTCGCCGGGCTGGACGACGCCGCTCTGGGCGCGCGGCTCGACGCGCTGGGCGGGCAGACCGTGTTTCTCGCGCCGGACGCGCAGACCCAGCCGCTCGCCGCGCGCATCGCCGGCCGGCTGTCTGCGCGCGGCGCAGCCTTCTATTACCGCCCCGACGTCGGCCGCATCCCCACCGAGCATGTCGACCTGCTCGACGCCCCGCCTGCGGACGGCTTCGTGATGCGCATCACCGACAGCCTGGACCGTCCGCTCGCCGGTGCGGCCAAGCGGGTCCTAGACCTTTTGACCGCCGGGCTGGCGCTCGCGGTGCTCTCCCCGCTCATGGGGGTGATCGCCCTTCTGATCCGCCGCGACGGCGGGCCGGCGCTGTTCAGCCAGACCCGTGTGGGCCGGGCCGGATCGACCTTCGCCTGCCTGAAATTCCGCACCATGAGCGTGGACGCCGAAGACCGGCTCGCCGCCCTGCTCGACGCCGATCCGGCGCGCAAGGCGGAGTGGGAGACCTATCAGAAGCTCTCAGACGATCCGCGCATCACGCCGGTCGGCCGGTTTCTGAGGAAGACCAGCCTCGACGAACTGCCCCAGCTAATCAACGTGCTCAGAGGCGAGATGAGCCTTGTGGGCCCGCGCCCCATGCTGCCCGAACAGCGCGGCGCCTACGGGGTGTCGCTGGAAGCCTACGCCCGCCTGCGTCCAGGCCTGACCGGGCTGTGGCAGGTCAACGGCCGGCACGAAACGAGCTTCGCCGAGCGCGCCCGGCTCGACGACTGGTATGCGCGCAACTGGTCGCTCTGGCGCGACGGCGTGATCGTCCTCAGGACGGTCCGCGAAGTGCTGCGCGGCGGCGGCGGCTGA
- a CDS encoding O-antigen ligase family protein, with translation MTLTASRALGLWRDAVFYFWITWSAIFIGAGGLGLAGSAAFMGLLWVPMLIWPIWEDTRRSPGAPILAALAIGWICLSWIWSPYDRPDQLIKLGLLTPLFVLAAYGFARLSDPVRARYGRYALIVFGLCAIYLLIEALFGIPIATQYKIWVEGVDIGREWARAFAERMISRGASAFILVAGPMAIYAWLNGLRPVAVLLGAAALAGAAAFGVEANLVALAAGSAAAAAAFVRPGASLRALCLGLAVYVVFAPVLTGLFILLVPDGLAAMLPMSWEMRLLIWSETLARLSEAPFFGHGLDASRSMSRPGELRGQAFDLLPLHPHNAGLHIWLEAGAVGAGLCAAALAGTGIALGRAGLAPPVAAGLAFAGTAWAMLVILGYGLWQEWHHGALALALGCAFFSRGDGAKPA, from the coding sequence GTGACCCTGACCGCCAGCCGCGCGCTCGGCCTGTGGCGGGACGCCGTGTTCTACTTCTGGATCACGTGGAGCGCGATCTTCATCGGCGCAGGCGGGCTCGGCCTCGCCGGATCGGCCGCCTTCATGGGCCTTCTCTGGGTGCCCATGCTGATCTGGCCGATCTGGGAGGATACGCGCCGGTCGCCGGGCGCCCCGATCCTCGCTGCGCTCGCGATCGGCTGGATCTGTCTGAGCTGGATCTGGTCGCCCTATGACCGGCCCGACCAGCTCATCAAGCTCGGCCTGCTCACCCCGCTCTTCGTGCTCGCCGCCTACGGTTTCGCCCGGCTTTCAGATCCTGTGCGCGCTCGCTACGGCCGGTACGCTCTGATCGTCTTCGGGCTGTGCGCGATCTACCTGCTGATCGAGGCGCTGTTCGGCATCCCGATCGCGACCCAGTACAAGATCTGGGTCGAAGGCGTGGATATCGGCCGCGAATGGGCGCGAGCCTTCGCCGAGCGGATGATCTCGCGCGGGGCCAGCGCCTTCATCCTCGTCGCCGGGCCGATGGCGATCTACGCCTGGCTGAACGGGCTGAGGCCTGTCGCGGTCCTGCTCGGCGCGGCCGCCCTCGCGGGCGCAGCGGCGTTCGGGGTCGAGGCCAATCTCGTCGCGCTCGCGGCCGGGTCGGCCGCGGCCGCCGCCGCCTTCGTACGGCCGGGCGCGAGCCTGCGTGCGCTGTGCCTGGGTCTCGCCGTCTACGTCGTCTTTGCACCCGTGCTCACCGGGCTTTTTATCCTGCTCGTCCCGGACGGGCTCGCGGCCATGCTGCCGATGTCCTGGGAGATGCGGCTTCTGATCTGGAGCGAAACCCTGGCGCGGCTTTCAGAAGCCCCCTTCTTCGGACACGGCCTCGACGCCAGCCGGTCGATGAGCAGGCCTGGCGAGTTGCGGGGTCAGGCCTTCGATCTTCTGCCCCTGCACCCGCATAACGCAGGCCTGCACATCTGGCTCGAAGCCGGCGCGGTCGGCGCGGGCCTTTGCGCGGCCGCGCTCGCCGGGACGGGGATCGCCCTGGGCCGGGCGGGGCTCGCCCCCCCCGTCGCCGCCGGCCTCGCCTTCGCCGGAACCGCCTGGGCCATGCTGGTGATCCTCGGCTACGGGCTCTGGCAGGAATGGCATCACGGCGCGCTCGCCCTGGCGCTCGGCTGCGCCTTCTTCTCCAGAGGAGACGGCGCGAAACCTGCATGA